A single region of the Streptomyces sp. NBC_01803 genome encodes:
- a CDS encoding B3/B4 domain-containing protein gives MTELRVAAAVGEAFPDVAVAAVVAEGVRGEESWPGTERLLAALEADAAAGDWTAPAETDPLLASWQTVYRAFGTNPRRFRPSMDALARRLARSGRLPRVSAAVDTYNVVSAAHHIPAGAFDLTAVRGDIELRFAAPGDAFTPLGEPDTVEDARPGEVVYADAGGVLTRHWNHRDSDRTKVMPGSRDVVFLLEAVDPDTGRKVLEQAADRLAELLAPRCARLAQHLLTTEHPTARLC, from the coding sequence ATGACGGAGCTGAGGGTGGCGGCGGCGGTCGGCGAGGCGTTTCCCGACGTGGCGGTCGCCGCCGTGGTGGCCGAGGGCGTGCGGGGCGAGGAGTCCTGGCCCGGGACCGAACGGCTGCTGGCCGCGCTGGAGGCCGACGCGGCGGCCGGTGACTGGACGGCGCCCGCCGAGACCGACCCGCTGCTGGCCTCGTGGCAGACCGTGTACCGGGCCTTCGGCACCAACCCGCGCCGGTTCCGGCCCAGCATGGACGCCCTCGCCCGGCGGCTGGCCAGGTCGGGGCGGCTGCCCCGCGTCAGCGCGGCCGTCGACACCTACAACGTGGTCTCCGCGGCCCACCACATCCCGGCGGGCGCGTTCGACCTGACCGCCGTCCGGGGCGACATCGAGCTGCGATTCGCCGCGCCCGGCGACGCGTTCACCCCGCTCGGCGAGCCGGATACCGTCGAGGACGCTCGCCCGGGCGAGGTGGTCTACGCCGACGCGGGGGGCGTCCTCACCCGGCACTGGAACCACCGCGACAGCGACCGCACCAAGGTCATGCCTGGCTCGCGGGACGTGGTCTTCCTGCTGGAGGCGGTCGACCCCGACACCGGCCGGAAGGTCCTGGAGCAGGCCGCCGACCGGCTGGCCGAACTGCTCGCACCGCGCTGCGCCCGTCTCGCCCAGCACCTCCTGACCACGGAACACCCCACCGCGCGCCTTTGTTGA
- a CDS encoding aldo/keto reductase, with product MNYAAAADRYDTMQYRRCGRSGVLLPAVSLGLWHNFGDTTPLATQRAVLRRAFDRGVTHIDLANNYGPPYGSAETNFGTLLAQDFRPYRDELFIATKAGYDMWPGPYGEFGSRKYLLASLDQSLRRMGLEYVDVFYSHRFDPDTPLEETLGALDAAVRQGKALYAGVSNYPAEQHRRAVEILRRMGTPLLIHQSPYSILNRTVEDGVLDVVGESGTSLIAFSPLAQGLLTNRYLSGEVPAGSRMAIGHFLKRDALSDDVLGLLRALHDIAARRGQSLAQLALSWVLRDPRVVSVLIGASSVDQLDQNLAAVAAEPLSPEDVAEIDRLTSAAVSG from the coding sequence GTGAATTACGCCGCCGCCGCCGACCGTTACGACACCATGCAGTACCGGCGCTGCGGGCGCAGCGGGGTCCTGCTGCCGGCCGTGTCGCTCGGCCTGTGGCACAACTTCGGCGACACCACCCCGCTGGCCACCCAGCGCGCCGTCCTGCGCCGCGCCTTCGACCGGGGCGTCACCCACATCGACCTCGCCAACAACTACGGCCCGCCGTACGGCTCCGCCGAGACCAACTTCGGGACCCTCCTCGCCCAGGACTTCCGCCCCTACCGGGACGAGCTGTTCATCGCCACCAAGGCCGGGTACGACATGTGGCCCGGCCCCTACGGCGAGTTCGGCTCCCGTAAGTACCTGCTGGCCAGCCTCGACCAGTCGTTGCGCCGGATGGGCCTGGAGTACGTCGACGTCTTCTACTCCCACCGCTTCGACCCCGACACGCCGCTGGAGGAGACGCTCGGCGCCCTCGACGCCGCCGTCCGGCAGGGCAAGGCCCTCTACGCGGGCGTCTCCAACTACCCGGCCGAGCAGCACCGCCGCGCCGTGGAGATCCTGCGCCGCATGGGCACGCCGCTGCTCATCCACCAGTCCCCGTACAGCATTCTCAACCGCACCGTCGAGGACGGCGTCCTGGACGTGGTGGGTGAGAGCGGCACCAGCCTCATCGCCTTCTCGCCCCTCGCCCAGGGGCTGCTGACCAACCGCTATCTCTCCGGCGAGGTGCCCGCCGGGTCGCGGATGGCCATCGGGCACTTCCTCAAGCGCGACGCGCTCAGCGACGACGTCCTCGGCCTGCTCCGCGCGCTCCACGACATCGCCGCCCGGCGCGGGCAGTCCCTCGCCCAGCTCGCGCTGTCCTGGGTGCTGCGCGACCCGCGCGTGGTCTCCGTCCTCATCGGCGCCTCCAGTGTCGACCAGCTCGACCAGAACCTGGCCGCCGTCGCCGCCGAGCCGCTGTCACCCGAGGACGTCGCCGAGATCGACCGCCTCACGTCGGCAGCCGTGTCGGGCTGA
- a CDS encoding O-acetyl-ADP-ribose deacetylase, translated as MTAITRVRGDITGQLVDAVVNAANSSLLGGGGVDGAIHRAGGPEILAECRALRAARYGRGLPTGQAVATTAGRLPARWVIHTVGPVYSPDEDRSALLASCYRESLRVAAGLGAATVAFPAVSTGVYGWPLPDAARIAVDAVRAAAADGPFTELRFVLFDETADRAFAAAGV; from the coding sequence ATGACGGCCATCACACGGGTGCGCGGCGACATCACCGGACAGCTGGTCGACGCGGTGGTCAACGCCGCCAACTCCTCGCTGCTCGGCGGCGGGGGCGTCGACGGGGCCATCCACCGCGCGGGCGGCCCGGAGATCCTGGCCGAGTGCCGCGCCCTGCGCGCCGCGCGGTACGGCCGCGGCCTGCCGACCGGGCAGGCGGTCGCCACCACCGCGGGACGGCTGCCCGCCCGCTGGGTGATCCACACCGTCGGCCCCGTGTACAGCCCGGACGAGGACAGGTCCGCGCTGCTCGCCTCCTGCTACCGCGAGTCGCTGCGGGTCGCCGCCGGGCTCGGCGCCGCGACCGTCGCGTTCCCGGCCGTCTCCACCGGCGTCTACGGCTGGCCGCTGCCGGACGCCGCCCGCATCGCCGTGGACGCGGTCCGGGCCGCCGCGGCCGACGGGCCGTTCACCGAGCTGCGCTTCGTCCTCTTCGACGAGACGGCCGACCGGGCCTTCGCGGCGGCCGGGGTTTGA
- a CDS encoding DUF2332 domain-containing protein, whose translation MPREHVAQVFVQQAGACVRLGSPLYAALLARAAQDIRDGGPCAVAIAGYEDATADDALPLRFLGAVHALALTGRAPGLAAHYPSTGGSYAPEHPDAAWPAFRAAVADEPGWIRDWLTRPPQTNEVGRSNLLLAGLLDTVPSAQLPVRLFELGSSAGLNLRAEQFRYTSGDFAWGPADSSVRLAGAWDGPVPDWLRAGAARHQALRIVERRGCDPSPIDPLSADGSLALRAYVWPDQSERMERLDGALRIAAKVPATIEAAGAAEFLSEVRVEPGTLTVVWHSVMRQYVPREEWAGVEREIARLAASATPDARFAAISFEPREVSGRPGFWLSVRSGTAPERLLASAHPHGLPARWPAHGE comes from the coding sequence ATGCCCCGTGAACATGTTGCCCAGGTCTTCGTCCAGCAGGCCGGGGCCTGTGTCCGGCTCGGCTCGCCGCTCTACGCGGCACTGCTGGCCAGGGCGGCGCAGGACATCCGTGACGGCGGGCCCTGCGCCGTCGCGATAGCGGGGTATGAGGACGCCACGGCCGACGACGCGCTGCCACTGCGCTTCCTGGGGGCCGTCCACGCCCTGGCACTGACCGGGCGGGCTCCCGGGCTCGCCGCCCACTATCCGAGCACCGGCGGCTCCTACGCGCCGGAGCACCCGGACGCGGCCTGGCCCGCCTTCCGCGCGGCCGTGGCGGACGAGCCGGGGTGGATCCGCGACTGGCTGACCCGCCCGCCGCAGACCAACGAGGTGGGCCGTTCCAACCTGCTGCTGGCCGGTCTGCTGGACACCGTGCCCTCCGCGCAGCTCCCGGTGCGCCTGTTCGAGCTGGGATCGAGCGCGGGGCTGAACCTGCGGGCGGAGCAGTTCCGTTACACGTCCGGCGACTTCGCCTGGGGCCCGGCGGACTCCTCGGTGCGGCTGGCCGGCGCGTGGGACGGGCCGGTGCCGGACTGGCTGCGCGCGGGCGCGGCCCGGCACCAGGCGCTGCGGATCGTGGAGCGGCGGGGCTGCGACCCCTCCCCCATCGACCCGCTGTCGGCGGACGGTTCGCTGGCCCTGCGGGCGTACGTCTGGCCCGACCAGTCCGAGCGGATGGAGCGGCTGGACGGCGCGCTGCGCATCGCGGCCAAGGTGCCGGCGACGATCGAGGCGGCGGGGGCGGCGGAGTTCCTCTCCGAGGTGCGGGTCGAGCCCGGGACGCTCACCGTGGTCTGGCACTCCGTCATGCGGCAGTACGTGCCCCGGGAGGAATGGGCGGGGGTGGAGCGGGAGATCGCCCGGCTCGCCGCCTCGGCCACGCCCGACGCGCGCTTCGCCGCCATTTCCTTCGAGCCGCGCGAGGTGTCCGGACGCCCCGGCTTCTGGCTCTCGGTCCGCTCGGGGACCGCGCCGGAGCGGCTGCTGGCGTCCGCGCACCCGCACGGCCTGCCGGCTCGCTGGCCCGCCCACGGCGAATGA
- a CDS encoding PPOX class F420-dependent oxidoreductase — protein MAHTMAADEWRAFLAAGTRTGKLSTVRADGGPHLAPIWFILDGDDIVLTTAATSAKGRNLARDGRVALCVDDDRPPFAFVVVRGRATLSEDPQALRIWATRIAARYMGPDLAERYGARNGVPGELLVRIRPEKVTAQAGVAD, from the coding sequence ATGGCACACACGATGGCCGCGGATGAGTGGCGAGCGTTTCTTGCGGCGGGCACCAGGACGGGCAAGCTGTCGACCGTGCGGGCCGACGGCGGGCCGCACCTCGCCCCCATCTGGTTCATCCTCGACGGGGACGACATCGTCCTCACCACCGCGGCGACGAGCGCGAAGGGCCGAAATCTCGCGCGGGACGGACGGGTCGCGCTCTGCGTCGACGACGACCGCCCCCCGTTCGCCTTCGTCGTCGTGCGAGGACGCGCGACGCTGAGCGAGGACCCGCAGGCGCTGCGGATCTGGGCCACCAGGATCGCCGCCCGGTACATGGGCCCCGACCTCGCCGAGCGGTACGGCGCGCGCAACGGCGTCCCGGGCGAGCTGCTGGTGCGGATCAGGCCGGAGAAGGTGACGGCCCAGGCCGGGGTCGCGGACTGA
- a CDS encoding VOC family protein yields MPPARFKDLALDANDHQALADWWCAALGYERRHRGPEQDIPGHWPVPIHDPAGLGPLIWINPVPERKTAKNRMHLDLRGDTERLLALGATVLRRRDDEIDWDVLADPEGNEFCVFPPEPEPVIRPSVR; encoded by the coding sequence ATGCCACCCGCACGATTCAAGGACCTCGCGCTGGACGCCAACGATCATCAGGCGCTCGCCGACTGGTGGTGCGCGGCGCTCGGCTACGAACGCCGCCACCGGGGGCCGGAGCAGGACATTCCCGGGCACTGGCCGGTGCCGATCCACGACCCGGCCGGGCTCGGTCCGCTGATCTGGATCAACCCGGTGCCCGAGCGCAAGACCGCGAAGAACCGGATGCATCTCGACCTCCGGGGCGACACCGAGCGGCTGCTGGCCCTGGGCGCGACGGTGCTGCGCCGCCGGGACGACGAGATCGACTGGGACGTCCTGGCCGATCCGGAGGGCAACGAGTTCTGCGTCTTCCCGCCCGAGCCGGAGCCCGTGATCAGGCCGTCGGTGCGCTGA
- a CDS encoding NERD domain-containing protein: MGVREGAMENPEDPGRWRAGRGPLWLHPDDDLAPNRPGETLLGELAARPVGRLWRVRDRLLLRSAEAAALRAALDAEERVGDRLDLLAGVGWRVLHSVPLPGEAADLSHLAIGPAGVLCLRSVGHRRARLEVGEDAVRIDGRRAEPHVRRCRRDARRAAHALGRGCGFPVAVRPVLVCVGAASVTVSPALRDVEVLRESDLDGLAARGGVLKPDAVEAVHGVARDRRTWRWA, translated from the coding sequence ATGGGTGTCAGGGAGGGTGCGATGGAGAACCCGGAGGATCCCGGCCGGTGGCGCGCGGGCCGCGGCCCGTTGTGGCTGCATCCGGACGACGACCTGGCGCCGAACCGGCCGGGCGAGACCCTGCTCGGCGAGCTGGCCGCCCGCCCGGTCGGCCGGCTGTGGCGCGTCCGTGACCGGCTGCTGCTGAGATCGGCCGAGGCCGCCGCGCTGCGGGCCGCCCTGGACGCCGAGGAACGCGTCGGCGACCGGCTCGATCTGCTGGCCGGCGTGGGCTGGCGGGTGCTGCACTCGGTCCCGCTGCCCGGCGAGGCGGCGGATCTCTCGCACCTGGCGATCGGCCCGGCGGGCGTGCTCTGTCTGCGCTCCGTGGGCCACCGCCGGGCGCGGCTGGAGGTGGGCGAGGACGCGGTGCGCATCGACGGCCGGCGCGCGGAGCCGCACGTGCGCCGCTGCCGCCGGGACGCGCGGCGCGCCGCCCACGCCCTCGGCCGGGGCTGCGGGTTTCCGGTCGCGGTCCGTCCGGTGCTGGTCTGCGTCGGGGCGGCGAGCGTCACGGTGTCGCCCGCGCTGCGGGACGTGGAGGTGCTGCGGGAGAGCGACCTCGACGGTCTGGCCGCGCGCGGCGGGGTCCTCAAGCCGGACGCCGTCGAGGCCGTCCACGGCGTCGCCCGCGACCGCCGCACCTGGCGGTGGGCGTGA
- a CDS encoding NUDIX hydrolase yields MTRLIDTVAWVHLDGGRILAARSRGRDLFYIPGGKRNEGESDLEALLREVREELAVTLLPETVAHLGTYTARADGHPEGTLVRMACYTARHRGTPVASSEIEEIAWLSLADRHRTAPVDHAVFDELASAGRLR; encoded by the coding sequence ATGACGCGGCTCATCGACACCGTGGCGTGGGTGCATCTGGACGGCGGGCGGATCCTCGCGGCGCGCTCCCGGGGCCGGGACCTGTTCTACATCCCCGGCGGCAAGCGGAACGAGGGCGAGAGCGACCTGGAGGCCCTGCTGCGCGAGGTGCGGGAGGAACTGGCGGTGACGCTGCTCCCGGAGACGGTGGCGCATCTGGGCACCTACACCGCGCGGGCCGACGGGCATCCCGAGGGCACCCTGGTGCGGATGGCCTGCTATACGGCGCGGCACCGGGGAACGCCGGTCGCCAGCAGCGAGATCGAGGAGATCGCCTGGCTGTCGCTGGCCGACCGGCACCGGACGGCGCCCGTGGACCACGCGGTCTTCGACGAGCTGGCGAGCGCCGGCCGGCTTCGTTGA
- a CDS encoding TetR/AcrR family transcriptional regulator — MAGARTDGRVERGNQTRRLVLGRTMAIASVEGLEGLSIGRVATELGLSKSGVFALFGSKEQMQLATIRAAKAVFREHVIRPAERIPPGLGRVRRLCEGFLAYSRSRVFPGGCFFTVVAAEFGGRGGPVHDAVALARTEWLTYICQVLDEARSAGDLRADLDVPQLAFELKALMETANADSTLHRDDAGYDRAAVAIAARLRATAAEPPALADRVGG; from the coding sequence GTGGCCGGAGCGCGGACGGACGGACGGGTCGAGCGGGGGAACCAGACCCGGCGGCTGGTGCTGGGCCGGACCATGGCCATCGCCTCGGTCGAGGGACTGGAGGGCCTGTCGATCGGCCGCGTCGCGACCGAGCTGGGGCTGAGCAAGAGCGGGGTGTTCGCGCTCTTCGGCTCCAAGGAGCAGATGCAGCTCGCGACCATCCGGGCCGCCAAGGCCGTCTTCCGGGAGCACGTCATCCGGCCCGCCGAGCGGATCCCACCCGGCCTCGGGCGCGTGCGGCGGCTGTGCGAAGGCTTCCTGGCGTACTCGCGCTCGCGGGTGTTCCCGGGCGGGTGCTTCTTCACGGTGGTCGCCGCGGAGTTCGGCGGGCGCGGCGGGCCGGTGCACGACGCGGTCGCCCTCGCCCGCACCGAGTGGCTCACCTACATCTGCCAGGTGCTGGACGAGGCCAGGAGCGCCGGCGACCTGCGCGCCGACCTGGACGTGCCGCAGCTCGCCTTCGAGCTCAAGGCCCTCATGGAGACCGCCAACGCCGACTCGACGCTGCACCGGGACGACGCCGGCTACGACCGGGCGGCGGTCGCGATCGCCGCCCGGCTGCGGGCGACGGCGGCCGAGCCGCCGGCCCTAGCCGACCGGGTCGGTGGCTGA
- a CDS encoding alpha/beta hydrolase, whose translation MDLKAGLVRTALNGTARVAPRLAGRWAIDLFSNPRSRVAVKPAEEPVMRRAERGELTVNGKTVAVYRWGTGERPVLLMHGWMSRASRWSPLVHALTERGYSPVAFDGPGHGESGGRGSDVVEFRDIARRLQAEHGTFTALIGHSIGGLSAFFALHGGVAADRLVSLAAPADFDYLVQGFRAGAGLGPWAAAELRRRIEHELFPGETDAWARLSATYRPTRLTLPIMIVHDESDDVIGRDQSDRVIAAFGGQADLLVTKGLGHRRVLADPQVIEAVLDFASATDPVG comes from the coding sequence ATGGACCTCAAGGCTGGACTCGTCCGCACCGCACTCAACGGCACCGCCCGCGTCGCGCCCCGGCTGGCCGGCCGGTGGGCGATCGACCTCTTCTCGAACCCCAGGTCAAGAGTCGCCGTCAAGCCCGCCGAGGAGCCGGTCATGCGGCGGGCCGAGCGCGGGGAGCTCACGGTCAACGGCAAGACCGTCGCCGTCTACCGGTGGGGCACCGGCGAGCGGCCCGTGCTGCTCATGCACGGCTGGATGTCCCGCGCCTCCCGGTGGAGCCCGCTGGTCCACGCGCTCACCGAGCGCGGCTACAGCCCGGTGGCCTTCGACGGCCCCGGCCACGGGGAGTCGGGCGGCCGGGGCAGCGACGTGGTCGAGTTCCGGGACATCGCCCGGCGGCTCCAGGCCGAGCACGGCACGTTCACCGCGCTGATCGGCCACTCGATCGGCGGCCTGTCCGCGTTCTTCGCGCTGCACGGCGGGGTCGCCGCGGACCGGCTGGTCTCCCTCGCGGCCCCCGCCGACTTCGACTACCTCGTCCAGGGCTTCCGGGCCGGGGCCGGCCTCGGGCCGTGGGCCGCCGCCGAGCTCCGGCGCCGCATCGAGCACGAGCTGTTCCCCGGGGAGACGGACGCGTGGGCCCGCCTGTCCGCCACCTACCGGCCGACCCGGCTCACCCTGCCGATCATGATCGTCCACGACGAGAGCGACGACGTGATCGGCCGCGACCAGTCCGACCGCGTGATCGCCGCCTTCGGCGGGCAGGCCGACCTGCTCGTCACCAAGGGCCTGGGACACCGCCGCGTCCTCGCCGACCCCCAGGTCATCGAGGCGGTCCTGGACTTCGCCTCAGCCACCGACCCGGTCGGCTAG
- a CDS encoding ABC transporter ATP-binding protein yields MPYDISRWTPRPDDPATERQPAEIRRILRLFRPYRGRLALVGLLVGASSLVAVASPFLLREIIDVALPEERTGLLALLALGMVVTAVTSSVFGVLQTLISTTVGQQVMHDLRTAVYGKLQQMPLAFFTRTRTGEVQSRIANDIGGMQATVTSTATSLVSNLTAVVATMVAMLALDWRLTLVSLALLPFFVWIARRVGRERKRITTQRQKQMAVMAAMVTESLSVSGILLGRTMGRAEALTREFAAESEQLVGLEVRASMAGRWRMATIGMIMAAIPSLLYWSAGFMLELGGTPPSIGTLVAFVSLQQGLLRPAVSLLSTGVDIQASLALFQRIFEYLDLRVDITERPDPVELDRARGEIRFETVSFTYDPAATPTLTGIDLTIPAGGSLAVVGSTGAGKSTLGYLVPRLYDVTEGRVTLDGVDVRDLGFASLARAIGVVSQETYLFHASVADNLRFAKPEATRAEIEAAARTAQIHDHIASLPDGYDTVVGERGYRFSGGEKQRLAIARTILRDPPVLVLDEATSALDTRTERAVQRAIDALAAGRTTLTIAHRLSTIRDADQIVVLEGGRIAERGSHDELMALDGRYAALVRRDAEVQEAVEAAP; encoded by the coding sequence ATGCCGTACGACATATCCCGCTGGACCCCGCGTCCCGACGATCCGGCCACCGAACGGCAGCCCGCCGAGATCCGCCGCATCCTCCGCCTCTTCCGCCCCTACCGCGGCCGGCTCGCCCTCGTCGGCCTGCTGGTCGGCGCCTCCTCCCTGGTCGCGGTCGCCTCCCCGTTCCTGCTCCGCGAGATCATCGACGTGGCGCTGCCCGAGGAGCGCACCGGACTGCTGGCGCTGCTCGCGCTCGGCATGGTCGTCACCGCCGTCACCAGCAGTGTCTTCGGGGTGCTGCAGACCCTGATCTCCACCACGGTCGGCCAGCAGGTGATGCACGACCTGCGGACGGCCGTCTACGGCAAGCTCCAGCAGATGCCGCTGGCGTTCTTCACCAGGACCCGCACCGGCGAGGTCCAGTCCCGCATCGCCAACGACATCGGCGGCATGCAGGCCACCGTCACCTCGACCGCCACCTCGCTGGTCTCCAACCTCACCGCCGTCGTCGCGACCATGGTGGCGATGCTCGCCCTAGACTGGCGGCTCACCCTCGTCTCGCTCGCGCTCCTGCCGTTCTTCGTCTGGATCGCCCGCCGGGTCGGCCGGGAGCGCAAGCGGATCACCACCCAGCGGCAGAAGCAGATGGCCGTGATGGCCGCCATGGTCACCGAATCACTGTCCGTCAGCGGCATCCTGCTGGGCCGCACGATGGGCCGGGCCGAGGCACTCACCCGCGAGTTCGCCGCCGAATCCGAGCAGTTGGTCGGCCTTGAGGTGCGCGCCAGCATGGCGGGCCGGTGGCGGATGGCCACCATCGGCATGATCATGGCCGCGATCCCGTCGCTGCTCTACTGGTCGGCCGGATTCATGCTCGAACTCGGCGGGACGCCGCCGTCGATCGGCACGCTCGTCGCGTTCGTCAGCCTCCAGCAGGGGCTGCTGCGCCCCGCTGTGTCGCTGCTGTCGACCGGCGTGGACATCCAGGCGTCGCTCGCGCTCTTCCAGCGCATCTTCGAGTACCTCGACCTGCGGGTCGACATCACCGAGCGCCCCGACCCGGTCGAGCTGGACCGGGCGCGCGGGGAAATCCGGTTCGAGACGGTCTCCTTCACCTACGACCCGGCCGCCACGCCGACCCTGACCGGCATCGACCTGACGATCCCGGCGGGCGGCTCGCTCGCCGTCGTGGGATCGACCGGCGCCGGCAAGAGCACGCTCGGCTATCTGGTGCCACGCCTCTACGACGTTACCGAGGGTCGCGTCACGCTCGACGGCGTCGACGTCCGCGACCTCGGCTTCGCCTCCCTCGCCAGGGCGATCGGCGTGGTCTCCCAGGAGACCTACCTCTTCCACGCCTCGGTCGCCGACAACCTGCGTTTCGCCAAGCCGGAGGCCACCCGGGCGGAGATCGAGGCGGCTGCCAGGACCGCGCAGATCCACGACCACATCGCCTCCCTGCCCGATGGCTACGACACGGTGGTGGGGGAGCGGGGCTACCGCTTCTCGGGCGGCGAGAAGCAGCGGCTGGCCATCGCCCGGACGATCCTGCGCGATCCGCCCGTCCTCGTGCTCGACGAGGCCACCAGCGCCCTGGACACCCGGACCGAACGGGCCGTGCAGCGGGCGATCGACGCGCTGGCGGCCGGGCGGACCACCCTCACCATCGCCCACCGGCTCTCCACCATCCGCGACGCCGACCAGATCGTCGTCCTGGAGGGGGGCCGCATCGCGGAGCGCGGCAGTCACGACGAGCTCATGGCCCTCGACGGCCGGTACGCCGCCCTCGTGCGGCGCGACGCCGAGGTCCAGGAAGCGGTGGAAGCGGCCCCCTGA
- a CDS encoding phytoene desaturase family protein — MPALASYDAVIVGGGHNGLVAAAYLARAGRRTLVLERLGRTGGAAVSDAAFPGVPARLSRYAYLVSLLPERIVEDLGLRLSLRKRLFSSYTPVERGGRPTGLLVGGGESRTRAAFARLTGSDREYAAWLQFYAMTRRVAGRVFPTLTEPLPTRAALRDRIGEDAAWEALFERPLGEAVEAAFDDDLVRGVVLTDGLIGTFAAAHDPSLRQNRCFLYHVIGQCTGDWDVPVGGMGAVTGALADAARAAGAEIATGHEVMSVATDGRWAEVSFRTADAEGVVEAGQVLVNASPQALAELLGEPAPTPAEGAQFKVNMLLRRLPALRDPDTDPREAFAGTFHIAEGYGQLEDAYRQAAAGEPPRTPPSEVYCHSLTDASILSPGLAARGYQTLTLFGLHTPARLFARDNDAARGALLESTLAALDAHLAEPIADCLALDADGRPCVEAKTPLDLERELRLPGGHIFHRDLAFPFTDGDDAAADRWGVATGHANVLLCGAGAVRGGGVSGVAGHNAAMAALGR; from the coding sequence ATGCCCGCCCTCGCCTCGTACGACGCCGTGATCGTCGGCGGCGGCCACAACGGTCTGGTCGCCGCCGCCTACCTCGCCCGCGCCGGTCGCCGGACCCTCGTCCTGGAGCGCCTGGGCCGCACGGGCGGCGCGGCCGTGTCCGACGCCGCGTTCCCCGGGGTGCCGGCCCGGCTCTCCCGGTACGCCTATCTCGTCAGCCTGCTGCCGGAGCGGATCGTCGAGGATCTGGGGCTGCGGCTGTCGCTGCGCAAGCGGCTGTTCTCCTCCTACACGCCCGTCGAGCGCGGCGGGCGGCCGACCGGGCTGCTCGTCGGCGGCGGGGAGAGCCGAACGCGGGCGGCGTTCGCGCGGCTCACCGGCTCGGACCGGGAGTACGCGGCGTGGCTCCAGTTCTACGCGATGACGCGGCGGGTGGCGGGCCGCGTCTTCCCGACCCTCACCGAGCCGCTGCCGACGCGGGCCGCGCTGCGGGACCGGATCGGTGAGGACGCGGCCTGGGAGGCGCTGTTCGAACGGCCGCTGGGCGAGGCGGTGGAGGCCGCGTTCGACGACGACCTGGTGCGCGGGGTGGTCCTCACGGACGGGCTCATCGGCACCTTCGCCGCCGCCCACGACCCGTCCCTGCGGCAGAACCGCTGCTTCCTCTACCACGTCATCGGCCAGTGCACCGGTGACTGGGACGTGCCGGTCGGCGGCATGGGCGCGGTGACCGGCGCGCTGGCGGACGCGGCGCGCGCGGCCGGCGCGGAGATCGCCACCGGACACGAGGTGATGTCCGTGGCCACGGACGGGCGGTGGGCCGAGGTGTCCTTCCGCACGGCCGACGCGGAGGGGGTGGTCGAGGCCGGGCAGGTGCTGGTGAACGCCTCGCCGCAGGCGCTGGCCGAGCTGCTCGGCGAGCCGGCGCCGACGCCGGCGGAGGGGGCGCAGTTCAAGGTGAACATGCTCCTGCGGCGGCTGCCGGCGCTGCGCGATCCGGACACCGACCCGCGTGAGGCGTTCGCCGGGACGTTCCACATCGCGGAGGGATACGGCCAGTTGGAGGACGCCTACCGGCAGGCGGCGGCCGGGGAGCCGCCGCGCACGCCGCCGAGCGAGGTCTACTGCCATTCGCTCACCGACGCCTCGATCCTCTCCCCCGGGCTGGCCGCGCGCGGGTACCAGACGCTCACCCTCTTCGGGCTCCACACCCCCGCCCGGCTGTTCGCCCGCGACAACGACGCGGCGCGCGGCGCGCTGCTGGAGTCCACGCTCGCGGCGCTGGACGCGCATCTGGCGGAGCCCATCGCCGACTGCCTCGCGCTGGACGCGGACGGCCGACCGTGCGTGGAGGCGAAGACGCCGCTGGACCTGGAGCGGGAGCTGCGGCTGCCCGGCGGTCACATCTTCCACCGGGATCTGGCCTTCCCGTTCACGGACGGCGACGACGCGGCGGCGGACCGGTGGGGCGTGGCGACCGGGCACGCGAACGTCCTGCTGTGCGGCGCGGGCGCGGTGCGCGGCGGCGGGGTGAGCGGCGTCGCCGGCCACAACGCGGCGATGGCGGCCCTGGGCCGCTGA